From the genome of Candidatus Nitrosocosmicus oleophilus, one region includes:
- a CDS encoding NAD(+)/NADH kinase, whose product MRIALSGFTGKDSTILNQVVKTLEESHIQTQIMNTSNQDVAKDVDMVLVPGGDRGILNYFHKTSVQSAPVLGLYESNSTGFLAQIDVKGIDLIKESLKSGNYEIREEERLAVKVDGKEIEPVLNDVAIFSNKSAILMEHFLRINNKDIWHDNSDGVIIATPIGSTAYAMSAGGPIILQNSHVVVVVSVNSLDNTRRPLIVSDECFVEIVDITSSHHCEVILDGTSRVKITDKLQCNKHEFPARLVTLNNNYSATRIIEKKVKYAEDLLRMPPSAKLILKTLEYEGAMTQKDLINKTMLPERTIRLSLSHLLNRGYVKKKISLRDARQKIYELKI is encoded by the coding sequence ATGCGAATTGCTTTGTCAGGATTTACCGGTAAAGATTCAACCATATTGAACCAAGTGGTAAAAACACTAGAAGAATCACACATTCAGACACAGATCATGAATACTTCGAACCAAGATGTGGCTAAAGATGTTGACATGGTATTAGTACCTGGCGGCGACAGGGGTATTCTCAATTACTTTCACAAAACATCGGTCCAGTCAGCTCCTGTTTTGGGCTTGTATGAATCGAATTCTACCGGGTTTCTGGCTCAGATTGATGTTAAAGGCATTGATCTGATAAAGGAATCACTAAAGTCCGGTAACTACGAAATAAGGGAAGAAGAAAGGTTGGCTGTTAAGGTAGATGGAAAAGAAATAGAGCCGGTCCTTAATGACGTTGCAATATTTTCTAACAAGAGTGCTATCCTGATGGAACATTTTCTCAGAATAAACAATAAAGATATTTGGCATGATAACAGTGATGGGGTAATTATTGCTACTCCAATTGGTTCCACTGCGTACGCAATGTCAGCGGGTGGGCCAATTATACTCCAAAATTCACACGTTGTTGTAGTAGTTTCAGTCAACTCATTGGACAATACTAGACGCCCTCTCATCGTTTCTGATGAATGTTTTGTAGAGATAGTAGATATAACGTCAAGTCACCATTGTGAAGTAATCTTGGACGGAACATCTCGTGTAAAGATTACAGATAAATTGCAATGTAACAAACATGAATTTCCTGCCAGGTTAGTAACGCTTAACAACAATTATTCTGCCACCAGAATAATAGAGAAAAAAGTAAAGTACGCTGAAGATCTTTTACGTATGCCACCAAGTGCAAAATTAATTCTCAAAACACTAGAATATGAGGGCGCCATGACGCAAAAAGATTTGATTAATAAGACTATGCTGCCTGAGAGAACGATTAGGTTATCTTTATCTCACTTGTTAAATAGGGGCTATGTAAAAAAGAAAATTTCTCTCAGAGATGCCAGACAAAAAATCTATGAGTTAAAAATCTAA